Proteins from a single region of Mytilus trossulus isolate FHL-02 chromosome 2, PNRI_Mtr1.1.1.hap1, whole genome shotgun sequence:
- the LOC134704940 gene encoding uncharacterized protein LOC134704940, translating to MYTSFITDSMSNAAEKGFSYNVISAKDFSDSACSSIQTIVASTIVQYISSPMFPNDYPANSECSWRIERIGDQEPLELSFRFIDIEPDDKMCRYDYVKIIDDATGTTIITSCGRDEWFPSQKYTTKGNVTVMFHSDISSQHRGFLLAYQIQSSSKTPSDDDSCYFNNCVILPVLLAVGGVILIGVIACCVMCFVGKMYAVPKTVKVSSVQKRPSFRHIFIPKFVNKKQESKKLKNILLKMEEDSIISRPPIATTQTQYTSNDIIHSKLSEARKTTLKSINEKDTTIAASYTKLIKRNQDKNKEILQNSIKEDDLSSNFALQKSGQLPTKKTNKECQNEHVKSTTNAGLSKMDSISYEKEGNISIREKRKTTSSRTRNKNPHTDSTIDEGKVSVPADNVNKNFDMVKTKVKLKPDLNKNIESRYKVFFRKSVENPIPTNNTDGSESKRSAELEKPITKVKIRKMQTLKRLNSKNKRTSD from the exons ATGTATACATCGTTCATCACTGACAGCATGTCTAATGCAGCGGAAAAGGGATTTTCATACAACGTTATATCAGCTAAAGATTTTT ctGATTCTGCGTGTTCCTCTATTCAGACAATAGTGGCGTCCACAATAGTACAGTATATCAGTAGTCCAATGTTTCCAAATGATTATCCTGC AAATAGCGAGTGTTCATGGAGGATAGAGAGAATAGGAGATCAAGAACCATTAGAATTGTCTTTTAGATTTATAGATATAGAGCCAGATGATAAAATGTGTCGATATGATTATGTCAAGATTATTGATG ATGCAACGGGCACAACGATTATAACATCATGCGGTAGAGATGAGTGGTTTCCAAGTCAGAAATACACAACAAAAGGAAACGTTACAGTGATGTTTCATAGTGACATCAGTTCACAGCATAGAGGCTTCTTACTGGCTTATCAGATACAAA GTTCTTCAAAAACACCATCTGATGATGACTCCTGTTATTTCAACAATTGTGTTATCTTGCCTGTACTGTTAGCCGTCGGAGGAGTTATTCTTATCGGTGTCATAGCTTGTTGCGTCATGTGTTTCGTCGGTAAAATGTATGCTGTTCCAAAAACTGTAAAAGTATCGTCTGTACAAAAGAGACCTAGTTTTCGACATATCTTCATTCCAAAGTTTGTAAACAAGAAACAAGAGTCtaagaaattgaaaaatatacttCTTAAGATGGAAGAAGACTCCATAATTTCAAGACCTCCGATAGCTACTACTCAAACCCAGTATACGTCGAATGACATCATACACAGCAAATTATCAGAGGCACGGAAAACCACGTTGAAATCAATTAACGAGAAGGATACAACAATAGCTGCttcatatacaaaattaataaaaagaaatcaagataaaaacaaggaaattttacaaaacagtaTAAAAGAAGATGATCTGTCAAGTAACTTTGCATTGCAAAAGTCGGGACAACTTCCAACAAAAAAGACCAACAAAGAATGTCAAAATGAACATGTGAAGTCAACAACAAATGCAGGCTTGTCAAAAATGGATTCAATTAGCTACGAAAAAGAGGGCAACATATCTATTAGAGAAAAAAGAAAGACTACCTCATCGAGAACTCGAAATAAAAATCCACATACCGATTCTACGATTGATGAAGGAAAGGTGTCTGTCCCCGCTgacaatgttaataaaaattttgatatggTAAAAACTAAAGTCAAACTGAAGCCagatttgaacaaaaatatagaaagtCGATACAAGGTTTTTTTCAGGAAAAGCGTAGAAAACCCGATTCCTACGAACAATACTGACGGAAGTGAGTCAAAACGTTCTGCTGAATTAGAAAAACCAATTACGAAAGTGAAAATTCGAAAAATGCAAACTTTAAAGAGATTaaatagcaaaaacaaaagaacaagTGATTAA